Proteins encoded within one genomic window of Phormidium ambiguum IAM M-71:
- a CDS encoding DUF1818 family protein: MTNDKLMKSGEGWRLGWNPNAEEFQGLLGGDDWAIELTEAELNDFCRLFAQLAATMKQIASELMDEERIATEAETDLIWLEVEGYPHSYSLHLMLNSGRRCEGSWSAEAVPHLLQAIQTFQVF; encoded by the coding sequence ATGACTAATGACAAATTGATGAAAAGTGGTGAAGGTTGGCGACTTGGTTGGAACCCCAATGCTGAGGAGTTTCAGGGTTTGCTGGGTGGGGATGATTGGGCGATCGAACTCACAGAAGCAGAATTAAACGATTTTTGCCGATTGTTCGCGCAATTAGCCGCCACAATGAAACAAATTGCGAGTGAGTTAATGGACGAAGAAAGAATAGCTACTGAAGCCGAAACCGACTTAATTTGGCTGGAAGTGGAAGGTTATCCCCACTCTTACAGCCTCCACTTGATGCTAAACTCCGGTCGCCGTTGCGAAGGCAGTTGGTCAGCAGAAGCAGTTCCCCACTTATTGCAAGCAATTCAAACTTTCCAAGTTTTTTAG
- a CDS encoding DNA-directed RNA polymerase subunit omega, which translates to MYKRSKFETSQTQVMYRAEDLIKAASNRYRITVQVANRAKRRRYEDFENIDDPMMKPVIRAIIEMSDELTQPEIIGE; encoded by the coding sequence ATGTACAAGCGATCCAAATTTGAGACTAGCCAAACCCAAGTGATGTATCGGGCAGAAGATTTAATTAAAGCAGCTTCTAATCGTTACCGGATTACTGTACAGGTGGCAAATCGCGCTAAACGTCGCCGTTATGAAGATTTTGAAAATATTGACGATCCAATGATGAAACCCGTGATTCGGGCAATCATTGAAATGTCTGATGAGTTAACTCAACCAGAAATTATAGGCGAATAA